In a genomic window of Sardina pilchardus chromosome 20, fSarPil1.1, whole genome shotgun sequence:
- the ccdc175 gene encoding coiled-coil domain-containing protein 175, which translates to MASCLVPDFPAVLLALEHLSELEKQLKDEDVSFSQEASHHLREISTAIRELEASRKAVHEQLEVETIESGKVRHQVLRFRDEITKEITDGVAAARNVNSTQLNQLEAELKSLMEEIESMEVNQGLLEEQNALLYPERERVKRNHENVISMLNFQLAEKANKQILLNEKINEIEDIKAKIASVELIRGDLLSDATQETNKFTEAKNDLEEQIEQYTNSIQQQKINNGQIRRELDALSTELQEREDREVDLRNTVYQIEMTISRLIATEKRFNKQLAEETSKSEKLEQQRAFHEKELAELRVAFRNKEESLQQSILETDEEIKECELLTSVHLASITRLTDHFNIQRKLEDDTMAEHNAMARRLEWSKLRLEERIASIAKYKIEIKEMEEGIRQLHETTVVNNDLFKRNLEEMEVQLAKEKKTRAAFETEREELCQSLEDLKVAHEEHMNKVNEAIENTKEQSHQLREEEKKLQEHVFMSSLIERLKKMVAEAAESTREMEIAVIAEIEQFEEETESLTKHRLELEELLEIEQSILSGVEGEFDIDQARHQTLTKETTDLKFKKMQLELSIQDTQDDIVAILRPKEDLKLELVELRRNHLEILKSQAEQISETERVIYENGVMLEQVDRENCRFHVCIEQMKEDVFNANQDKARHTQETEWLREEVGSLFKSLLDAWGNDIVVTKESNEKDLQNYKAFQNLLMKLGNRKYHIGSVIDKLTREFESLTALLSPQKLL; encoded by the exons atggcCTCTTGCTTAGTGCCAGATTTTCCAGCAGTGCTTCTCGCTTTGGAGCACTTGAGCGAGTTAG AAAAACAGCTGAAAGATGAAGATGTCTCCTTCAGCCAAGAAGCAAGTCACCATCTCAGGGAGATATCGACCGCTATTAGAGAACTG GAGGCGTCCCGAAAGGCCGTCCATGAGCAACTTGAAGTCGAAACCATTGAGAGTGGCAAGGTCCGCCACCAAGTTCTTCGTTTTCGAGATGAAATAACCAAGGAAATTACAG ATGGTGTGGCGGCAGCAAGAAATGTCAATTCAACTCAGCTAAACCAACTTGAAGCTGAACTCAAAAGCCTTATGGAGGAAATTGAATCAATGGAAGTGAACCAAGGACTTCTTGAGGAGCAGAACGCTCTGCTTTA cccagagagagagcgtgttaAAAGAAACCATGAAAATGTCATCAGCATGCTCAACTTCCAACTGGCAGAGAAAGCCAACAAGCAGATCTTGCTCAATGAGAAGATCAACGAGATTGAAGATATTAAAGCTAAAATAGCCAGTGTAGAGCTCATAAGAGGTGACCTACTAAGTGACGCCACCCAGGAAACAAACAAGTTCACAGAGGCCAAGAATGATTTGGAAGAACAG ATCGAGCAGTACACGAATAGCATCCAACagcagaaaataaacaatggcCAAATACGTAGAGAACTGGATGCTCTTTCAACTgaactgcaggagagagaggacagggaagTGGACCTCAGGAAT ACAGTATATCAAATTGAAATGACCATATCCAGACTAATAGCAACAGAGAAAAGATTTAATAAACAACTCGCAGAGGAAACCAGCAAGTCAGAAAAACTTGAACAACAAAG AGCGTTTCATGAAAAAGAGCTTGCGGAGCTCAGAGTGGCTTTCAGAAATAAAGAGGAATCCCTACAGCAAAGCATTTTAGAG acagACGAGGAGATCAAGGAATGTGAGCTTTTGACTAGCGTTCACCTTGCATCAATCACAAGACTGACAGACCATTTCAACATCCAGAGGAAACTCGAGGATGATACCATGGCTGAACACAATGCCATGGCCAGGCG ACTGGAGTGGTCTAAACTGAGACTGGAGGAACGCATCGCCTCCATTGCCAAGTATAAAATAGAGAtcaaagagatggaggaggggataCGACAACTCCATGAAACAACTGT aGTGAACAATGACCTTTTCAAACGGAATCTTGAGGAGATGGAAGTACAGTTGGCAAAAGAGAAGAAGACCAG gGCTGCCTTTGAAACCGAGAGAGAAGAGCTCTGTCAGTCTCTTGAGGACCTGAAAGTAGCTCACGAGGAGCACATGAACAAGGTCAATGAAGCCATCGAGAACACCAAGGAGCAAAGCCACCAACTACGGGAGGAG GAGAAGAAGCTTCAAGAGCACGTGTTCATGAGCTCGCTCATCGAGCGTCTCAAAAAGATGGTGGCTGAGGCTGCAGAGTCTACCAGAGAAATGGAGATTGCCGTCATCGCCGAGATTGAGCAATTTGAG GAGGAGACTGAATCTCTCACTAAACACCGGCTGGAGTTGGAGGAGTTGCTTGAGATCGAGCAGTCGATTTTGTCTGGCGTGGAGGGCGAGTTTGACATCGACCAGGCCCGACACCAGACACTGACAAAAGAGACTACAG ACctgaaatttaaaaaaatgcaaTTGGAGCTCAGTATTCAGGATACTCAAGACGACATTGTTGCCATACTGAGACCAAAG GAGGATCTGAAGCTGGAGTTGGTGGAACTGAGGAGGAACCACCTTGAGATTCTGAAGTCCCAGGCGGAGCAGATCAGTGAGACGGAGAGAGTCATCTACGAGAACGGCGTAATGCTGGAGCAGGTCGACCGCGAGAACTGTCGCTTCCATGTG TGTATTGAACAAATGAAAGAGGACGTATTCAATGCCAATCAAGATAAAGCGAGGCACACCCAGGAAACGGAGTGGTTGCGAGAGGAGGTTGGCTCTCTTTTCA AAAGCCTGCTTGATGCCTGGGGGAATGACATTGTGGTAACCAAG GAGTCTAATGAGAAGGATCTACAAAACTACAAAGCTTTTCAAAATCTACTGATGAAGCTGGGAAATAGGAAATACCATATTGGGAGTGTCATTGACAAACTGACAAGGGAGTTTGAATCTTTGACTGCCCTTTTATCTCCTCAAAAGCTATTATGA
- the LOC134067940 gene encoding G-protein coupled receptor 135 has translation MDFPRIAAMLGSSNTTVADNNSGTDLMEVVTLSTVLIGFGTPNSVRNYTSSGAYIQPHTPVRSTEGNSVLHGIAVAVQALLLLVIFLLSSLGNSAVVVVIIKHRQLRTVTNAFIMSLSLSDFMTAILCLPFSFVMLFSKDGMWLFGDRFCIANGFFNTCFGIISTLTMTLISFDRYYAIVRQPQEKIGRRKAIQLLVAVWLSAVFFSIPWYLVLRTSGQLVVHKRGFYHCMYVFHTGTSRMGTAYSISLIAVCYLFPFALMCFCHYNICKTVRLSEIRVRPVTTYAHLLRFYSEMRTATTVLIMIVFIIFCWGPYCLMGIITALGNYSFNPAMDTVAIWMAWANGAINPLIYVIRNPNISLLLGRSRGEGYRTRNIAAYLSTQTQGREVRTRADRIRDRYVSRHGANSRLSSSSPANGGEIAMWACKNPAVFFCRDGQPDTVSEPAVPKVETADTSL, from the coding sequence ATGGATTTTCCCAGGATCGCTGCCATGCTCGGCTCCAGCAACACCACCGTTGCGGACAACAATTCTGGGACAGATTTGATGGAAGTGGTGACACTGAGCACGGTTCTGATCGGCTTTGGTACACCGAACAGCGTCAGGAACTACACGAGTTCAGGCGCATACATCCAACCACACACCCCCGTGAGGAGCACCGAGGGGAATTCGGTCCTCCATGGTATAGCCGTAGCCGTCCAAGCCCTGTTGCTCCTTGTCATTTTCCTTCTCTCCAGTTTGGGTAACTCTGCAGTGGTCGTAGTTATAATCAAACATAGACAACTGAGGACCGTGACTAATGCGTTcatcatgtctctctccctatctgatTTCATGACGGCCATTCTTTGTTTACCTTTTTCCTTTGTGATGCTCTTTAGTAAAGACGGCATGTGGCTGTTTGGGGACCGTTTTTGCATTGCAAATGGTTTTTTCAACACTTGCTTCGGCATTATCTCCACCCTTACGATGACGCTCATCTCATTTGACAGATACTATGCCATTGTGCGACAGCCTCAAGAAAAGATAGGCAGAAGGAAGGCCATTCAGTTGTTGGTAGCTGTGTGGTTGTCGGCGGTATTTTTCTCCATCCCCTGGTACCTGGTATTACGAACCTCAGGGCAGTTGGTGGTTCACAAGAGGGGCTTCTACcattgcatgtatgtgtttcacACTGGCACGTCTCGAATGGGAACTGCTTACAGCATATCTCTCATTGCGGTGTGCTACCTCTTCCCCTTCGCCCTCATGTGTTTCTGTCACTATAACATCTGTAAAACGGTTCGCCTGTCGGAGATAAGGGTGCGGCCAGTGACCACGTACGCACACCTGCTCCGCTTTTACAGTGAAATGCGCACGGCCACCACTGTGCTCATCATGATTGTGTTCATCATCTTTTGCTGGGGTCCCTACTGTCTCATGGGAATCATCACCGCCCTGGGCAATTATTCGTTCAACCCGGCCATGGACACGGTCGCCATCTGGATGGCCTGGGCGAACGGTGCCATAAACCCGTTGATATATGTCATACGGAACCCTAACATATCCTTGCTGCTGGGTCGAAGTCGAGGAGAGGGTTACAGGACTAGAAACATAGCTGCGTACCTGTCAACGCAAACACAGGGCCGTGAGGTCAGAACGAGAGCAGACCGGATCCGGGACCGGTACGTGAGTAGGCACGGAGCCAACAGCAGGCTCTCCTCCTCTAGCCCCGCGAATGGGGGAGAGATAGCCATGTGGGCCTGCAAAAATCCAGCCGTGTTCTTCTGTCGAGACGGACAACCCGACACTGTGTCCGAGCCAGCAGTGCCCAAAGTGGAGACCGCTGACACAAGTCTGTAG
- the jkamp gene encoding JNK1/MAPK8-associated membrane protein → MAVAMSSTCPGLYCGKILINGSIEGECGVCPRGERTNMQKICEKCTETPDLYDWLYLGFMAMLPLVLHWFFIEWYSGKKSSSALFQHITALFECSAAAVVTLLVNDPVGRLSIRSCRVQMLSDWYTMLYNPSPDYVTTLHCTQEAVFPLYTIVLIYYAFCLVLMMMLRPLLVKKIACGLGKSDRFKSIYAALYFFPILTVLQAVGGGLLYYAFPYIILVLSLVTLAVYMSASEIQSFKNLVAKKKRLVVLFSHWLLHAYGIISISRLDKLEQDLPLLALVPGPALFYLLTAKFTEPNRIISEGGNGH, encoded by the exons ATGG CTGTTGCAATGAGTTCCACCTGTCCGGGTCTTTACTGCGGGAAAATCCTTATTAATGGGTCAATTGAGGGAGAATGTGGT GTATGTCCGAGAGGGGAGAGGACAAATATGCAGAAGATCTGTGAGAAGTGCACCGAGACTCCAGATCTGTACGACTGGCTCTATTTAGGCTTCATGGCGATGCTTCCTCTGGTCCTACACTGGTTCTTCATAGAGTGGTACTCTGGAAAGAAAAG TTCCAGTGCGCTTTTCCAGCACATCACAGCCTTGTTTGAGTGCAGCGCGGCTGCAGTGGTGACCCTGCTCGTGAACGACCCTGTGGGTCGGCTGTCCATCCGCTCCTGCAGGGTCCAGATGCTCTCTGATTGGTACACCATGCTGTACAACCCAAGCCCAGACTATGTCACCACATTACACTGCACCCAGGAGGCTGTTTTCCCACT ATACACCATAGTGCTGATCTACTACGCTTTCTGCttggtgttgatgatgatgctgaGGCCCCTCCTGGTGAAGAAGATTGCCTGTGGGCTGGGCAAGTCGGACCGCTTCAAAAGCATCTATGCTGCTCTCTACTTTTTCCCCATCCTCACTGTGCTGCAGGCTGTGGGGGGAGGCCTGCTTT aTTATGCCTTTCCGTACATTATTCTTGTGTTATCTTTGGTTACATTGGCAGTATACATGTCAGCTTCAGAAATACAG TCATTCAAAAACCTTGTCGCTAAGAAGAAAAGGCTGGTCGTGCTGTTCAGTCATTGGCTGCTCCACGCTTATGGCATTATCTCCATCTCCCGATTGGATAAACTGGAGCAAGATCTGCCCTTATTGGCCCTTGTACCGGGTCCAGCTCTCTTCTACTTGCTCACTGCCAAGTTCACTGAGCCCAATCGGATAATATCAGAGGGAGGCAATGGGCACTGA